The stretch of DNA GCCGGGGCCGCCGACGCCGTGCTGGAAGCCGCCCACGCCGGGATGCCCCTGATCGTCCTGATCACTGAGGGCGTGCCCACCGTCGACATGATGCGGGCTGTGCAGGAGGTCAAGGAACTCGACGCGCAGAGCCGCGCCTCGGGCGGCCAGGGCGTGCGCCTGATTGGTGGCAACTGCCCCGGCCTCGTGACCAACGGCGAAGCCAAGGTGGGTATCATGCCCAACCGCATCTACGAGAAGCCCGGCCGCATCGGCCTGATCAGCCGCTCCGGCACGCTGACTTACGAGGCCGCCAAGCTGCTCAACGACGCGGGGATGGGCACCTCCACCACCGTCGGCATCGGCGGTGACCCCGTGATCGGCACGACCTTCGCGGACGTGCTCCCCATGTTCGAGGCCGACCCCGACACCGACGCCGTGGTCGTGATCGGCGAGATCGGCGGCGCGGACGAGGAAGCCGCCGCCGAGTACATCGCGCAGAACATGAAGAAGCCCGTCGTGGCTTTTATCTCTGGCCGCTCGGCCCCGGCGGGCAAGCGCATGGGCCACGCGGGCGCGATCATCATGGGCAATGTCGGCACCCCAGAAAGCAAGCTCGCCGCCTTTGAGGCCGCGAACGTGCCCGTCGCCGACACCATGCCCGAGATCATCGAGCTCGTCAAAAAGGCGCTGAACGTCACCGCCTGACCTTCAGGGCAGGTAAGAGGGGAGAGGAGGCTCAGGCTTCCTCTCCCCTCACCTTTGGCTCAGCCGAGGGCGCGGCGCAGCTTTACCACCCCCGGCCGCAGCGCGTACCCCAGGCGGCGATTGACCCCGATGATGGCCGCATTCGAGGCGTCGTTCCCAGTGCGAATCTCGCGGACGCCCCAGGTCCGCGCCTTCTGCACGCTCCACGCCTTGAGCGCCAGGGCGACGCCCCTTCCCTGGTAGGCCGGGTCCACCGCCGTGAACTCGTGGTGCAGGCGCCGACCCTCCTCGTAGAAGCCCAGGCCCACCAGCCCGACCCAGTGGTTGCCGTGGGCCGCGATCAGTTGGCCCTCTGGCCGAAACCAGTTGGCCTCGACAATCTCCCGCTCGTACTCCTCAAAGGTGGGAAACTCGTCGCCGTTGCCGGGCAGCAACGGGGCGAGGCGGCGGTTGAGGTCGTAGAGCTTGCGCCGGGCTTCGGCCGTCGCCCCGGTGTCCCCGAAGGTGAACAGCGAGAAGCCGTTCCCGTGGGCTCGGCGCACCACCCCGTCCAGCAGCTCTTCGTCTGCCCCCTCCACCTCCAGCGTCATGGTCACGAAGCGCTGGACCACCGCAAAGCCCCGCCGGGTGGCAAACCGCTCGAATTCTGCGACCTGTCCGTCGACCCAGGTGGTGAGCTGCGTCGCCCCGACCCCCCGCGCCTACGCCACCGCGTGACCCGTCAGGGCCGACCCGATTCCCTGCCCACGGGCGGACGGCAGCACCAGGCCGTCGCCCTGGTACCACCCCTCCGGATGCCAGGGGGAGCGGGCCACGGAACTGTAGCCCACGACCGCCTCCTCCTGCTCGGCCACGAACCGCCGGAGGGGCTCCGCGCCGCCCGTACGCCCGTATCCTCCGCCTGGGTTGCCGCTCGGTCGACGGCGGGCGCTGTAGCCGTTTGCTCGTGCAAGGTCTGAACCGCGGCGAGATCAGAAGCAATGAAGGGCCGAATGAAAAACGACATCTTCTTCTCCTCTCGGGGGCGTATCCCAGAACGCCACGTGGGGCGGGCTTCCCGGGCCAGTGCGCCCTGAGGCGTCCAGTTTCGGCCAACCCAGAGCTGCCGACATCCGCAAGATGCCCTAGCGGGGAGGTCCTGTCGGCACCCTCGTCCCCTTCCGTGACCCAGCGTCACATCGCCGTCAGGCCCGCGCGTAGACTGGAGGCATGCCAGCCCGCCTGCTCGCCCTTGCCGCCCTGCTGTTGGGGACGGCTCCAGCCCTGACCGTCACGGGGAGTGTGGAGGGCGCGGTGCCGGGAGACACCCGCGTCAGTGGCTGGGCAGTGAGTCCTTCCGGGCAACCGGTCGAAGAACTCGTCAGCGTGCCCGTCACCGGGAGCACCTTCCGGCTGGAAATCCCCACTGCTCCGCCCACCTTCCGAGCCCAGACCGCGCTGAATCCCCAGAACGTCGCTTGGCCCGGCGTCCTCGACCCCGTCACCGTGAACGCCCAGCCGCAGACGGCCGAACTCAAGTTCTTCACCTACCGCGACCTCAACCGCAGTGGGCAGCGCGACGAGAACGAGCCGCTCCGCGAGGTCAGCCTCGACAGCGGGCGCGGCACCCTCTTCGTGGTGTGGGTGGGGAGCGACGTGACCGTGCGGGCCAGCCGGGGCTACGCGGTGAGCCTGCGGCGCGGCTGGAACGCCTTCGAGGTCGAGGTCGGGCGGGCCGTCCGCATCTCCCCCTTCACTGAGGGTGTCGCCCGCGTCACGCTGGAACTCGGCCGCTGACCAGAAGTCGGGCGGGAAGAGGCTCTGGAGCGCCTCTCCTGCTTCCTGTTCCATCCACTAAGGCAAACAAAAATTTCACGATCGGATTTATCGTGAAACCTTTCACTTAATATTTCCTGCTCTCGCTCAACCCTCCACAGTCCGCGCGTAAGCATTCAGATACCGCGGAACGATTCGCTCCGGCTGAAAGCGGGTCAGCGCCGCTTCCCGTGCGGCGGTCCCCAGGCGGCGGTAAAGCGCCGGGTCGCGCAAAACCCGCAGCGCGGCGTCCGCCATCGCGTCCACGTCGCCCACCGGGGCGAGGTAGCCGGTGACACCGTCCTCGACGACCTCGGGCACGCCGCCCGCGCGGGCCGCGACCACCGGGACCTCGCAGCTCATGGCCTCCAGCGCGGCGAGGCCGAAACTCTCGTTGGTGCTGGGCAGCAGGAAGAGGTCGCTGATGCCCAGCACGCCCTCCACGTCGGGAAAAGAGCCCAGGAAGTGGGTGCGCCCGATCACGCCGAGTTGCCCGGCGAGTTCAAAGGCGCGGGACCGTTCGGGGCCGTCTCCGACCATCAGCAGCCGGGCGGGAATCTCACTCGCCACCCGCGCGAAGACCTGCACCACGTCCTCGACCCGTTTGACCGGCCGGAAATTGCTGATATGGACGATCAGCGCTTCTTCCGGGTGGGCGAAGCGGGCACGCAGGGCGGGGTCGGTGACCCGGACAAACCGATTCGCGTCCACGAAGTTGTGAATGACCTCGATCTCGCGCGTGATGCCGAACACTTCGCGGGTCTGGTCGGCCAGGAACTGCGACACCGCCGTCACGTGGTCGCTGCGTTCGATGGCGTCACGGGTGGTGTGCCGAAAGGCGGGTTCGGCCCCCACCAGGGTCACGTCCGTGCCGTGCAGGGTGGTGAGCACCCGGCTGCGCCCGGTGATCTCACGGGCATGAATCGCGGCCGAGGCGTGCGGAATCGCGTAGTGCGCGTGTGTGAGGCTGACCCCGTGCTCCAGAATCACCTCGGTCAGCGTGTTGGTGGCGGCCAGCTCTGGGTAGGGCTGGTCGAACAGCGCGTAGGCGAACCCCCCCACCTGGTGAAAGTAGGGCCGACCCAGCCCGCGCTGACCCGCCAGCCGGAACGGCACCGCCGACCCGACGAAATGCACTTCGCGCCCGGCGGCCGCCACCAACAGCCCGAGTTCGGTCGCCACCACGCCGGATCCCCCCGCCCCGGTGTGGCACAGCACGGCGATCTTGTCGGGCCTTTGGGGAGTCGGCATGGCCTGCGGAGTATAGGACGCCCCGCGCCACCTGACCCGTCTGTGACGAAACTGTGTGACTCCTCACCCTACGCTGGCGGCACCATGCTTGCCGTCGTGACGGATTCCACCTGCGACCTCGCCCCCGAAACGGCCCGGCAGCTCGGCCTGCACGTGGTCCCGCTGCGGGTTCTCATGGGCGGCCGGAGCCTGCTCGATTGGCAGGATGTTGATCCCGACGCCGTGTACGAGCACCAGCGCTCCGGGGGCCAGGTGAGCACCGAGCCTGCCACCCAGGCGGCCTTCGAGCGGGCGTACCGGGACCTGCTGGCCACCCATGACGGCGTGCTGAGCCTGCACATCAGCGGACACCTCTCGGCCACCGCCGCCCATGCCCGGCAGGCGGCACAGGCGCTGGGGGCCGGGAACCGCATCCAGGTTCTCGACAGCGGTTTCGCTTCCCTGCCGCTGGCTGAGGCCGCCCTCGCCGCGCGGGAGGTCATCGGCCGGGGGGGGGACCTCGCGGCGGCGCAACAGGCCGTGGCCAGGGTGCAGAGCGGCCTGATGGCCGAGTTCACCGTTCCCACCCTGGAGTACCTGCGCCGGGGCGGGCGCCTCTCGCGGACGCAGGAGTTCATCGGCAACATGCTGGGGGTGCGGCCCGTGCTGCGCTTCGATGCCGGACGCCTGAAGGCCGTGCGCCGGGTCCGGGCAGCGCAGGCGACTGGGGACATCCTCGCGCAACTCGAAGCGCACTTCGGCCGCGAGCCCGTCGCGGTCACCATCGGGCACGCGGGCCGCGACGCCGCCCGCATCGCCGAACTGCGCTCGGCGGTCCAGGCCAGCGGCCTGAATGTGGCCCGGGGCCGACTGCAACTCCTCGGCCCCGTGATCGGCGCCCACGTCGGCCCCGGCACCTATGGATTGATGGCGCGGCCCCTGCTGGCCTGAGCGTTCACGCCCGCCGCGCCACGAACAGCACCCGCGTGAAGGCGTAATACACCCGCTCGCCGGGCCAGCGCCCACGCAACCGCTCCAGGTAGGCCGCCGTGAAGCGTTCCGCGTCCTCCGCGCTCAGCCGCGACAGGTACGGCACCAGCGCGGTGCCCCGCGTCCAGTCCAGCACTCCCTCCGCGCCGGGCAGCACGACCGGATAGACCCTGCTCAGCGCGGTCACCTCCGCCGCCCCCAGCTCGTCCAGCCGCTCAGCGTAGGCGGCGGGTGTCAGCACCGGGGAGGCCCCCTGCGCGGTGCCGAAACGGGTAAAGCCGCCCAACTCGGCCACGAACGCCCCCGCCGTCTCGGTCAACAGGCGGTGGCTGTCGTGGTCGTGGTTGGCGGGCACCTGCACAGCCAGCACGCCGCCCGGCCGCAACCGCTCCCACAGCCGGGCCAGCAGCGCCGGGTGGTCGGGCAGCCATTGGAGTGCGGCGTTGGAAAAGATCAAGTCATACTCGCCCGCCAGCTCCAGAATGTCCCCCCGCTCGAAGCGCAGGTTCGGCAGACCCGCCGCGTCCGCCCGCGCTAGCATTTCCGGGCTGCTGTCCAGCCCCAGCACTCGTGCGTCCGGGAATTGCTTTGCCAAGAGCCGCGTCGGCTCGCCCGTGCCGCACCCCAGGTCCACCACGTCGCGGTAGGGGAGATCGGGAAGCAGCGCCAGGAGGTCATGGACGGGAGCGCTGCGGGCCTCGCGGTGGCGGTGATACACCTCGGGATTCCAGGTCATGGGAGCAGCGTAATCTGTGGGAGGGACGTGTGTGCGTACCAGGGTGGTAACAATCGGGAATACCTGGCGAGCGGCTGGATTCGTGTTCCAGCCGCCCCCATCCCCAGCTTCACCCGCTGTCCCGCCCCTCCTTCCCGCCCGCCTTTTTCGCCGCCGAGTGGGCGACCGCGAGGGCGCGGTCCTCGTCGCCGCCGTACTCGTCCAGGGCGTTGTTGAATGCCTCTAGAAACGCCTCTTTCTGGTACTCGGTGTACTGGTCGACCTGGGCTTCGGGCAGTTCATCCATGCTGCGGTAAGGCATAGCTTTTTCCTTGCGGCCTATCGTGCGCGGCGTTTCTGAGCGCCAGCCCCCAACCCGGTCAACAGCAAGAGGGCGGACCCGCAGGCCCGCCCCTCCCATTCATGCCTTCAAACCCGCGTCAGGTGGGCCGTGCCCCCCTCGACCTCTGCCGCATGACCCTCGCCCGCGCCGAAGGACAGTTCCTCGGCCAGCACCTCCCCGGCGATAAAGTCGCGCCACGCCCCGGCCGCCTCGCGGGCGTCTCCCTCCAGCTCCAGCGCGAGGCGGATGCGGTCCTGCACCTCGAAGCCCGCCGCCTTCCGCGCCTCCTGAATGCCGCGCACGAGGTCGCGAACCAGCCCCTCCAGCACGAGGTCACGGGTCAACGCAGTATCGAAGGCGACGAGGAACCCGGCGTCCTCGGCGGCAGCGACGCCCTCGGGGGCCTTCGCGTCCACGAGCACCTGATCGGGGGTCAATTCGAAGGTCTGCCCACCCGCCTCCACCGTGAAGCTCTCGCCCGCCTGCACCGCGTGGGCGACCGCCGCCGCGTCTGCCGCCGCCAGCGCCGCCCGCACCTGTGGCAGCGCCTTGCCGTACACCTTGCCGATCACGGGGAGGTTCGGGCGCAGGCTGTACTCCACGAGGTCGGTCACGCCCTCCAGAAAGGTCACGGCCTTGACGTTCAGCTCCTCCATGATTTGCGCCTGGAAGCGGCGCAGCGCGTCGGTCAGTTCCGGCGACCCCGCCCGCACCGTCGCGCTCGCCAGCGGCTGCCGGGTCTTGAGGTTGTGCGCCCCGCGCACCGCCCGGCCCAGCTCGACCACCTTGATCACGGCCGCCATCTCCGAGGTCAGGCGCTCGTCCAGCCGTTCCTCCCGCACCTGCGGCCAGCGGGTGAGGTGAACGCTCTGCGCCCCCTGCCCGCGGGTGAGGTTGCCGTACATCGCCTCGGCCAGGAACGGCGTGAAGGGTGCCGTGAGCTGCGAGACCGTCAGCAGCGCCTCGTGCAGGGTGGCGTAGGCGCTCAGGTCCACCTGACCCCCCTCGCCCCAGAACCGCGAGCGGTTGCGCCGCACGTACCAGTTGCTGAGGTCGGCCACGAACCGCTCCAGCGCCCGGCCCCCGCTCCGCGCGTCGTACGCGTCGAGCGCCTCGGTCACGTCCCGCACCGTCTCCTCCAGCCGCGCGAGCAGCCAGCGGTCCATCTCGGGGCGGTCCCCGGCGGCGGGCGCGTCCTCCAGCCCCGGCTGGTCGAGATTCGCGTACAGCACGAAGAAGGAGTAGACGTTCCACAGCGTGTTCACATAGGAGCGCTGCGCCTCCGCGACCAGCCGCTCGGAGAAGCGCTTCTGGTCGCCGGGGTCCGACGCCATGAACATGTACCAGCGCACCGAGTCCGCCCCGTAGCGGTCGAACAGCGGCAGCGGCTCCACGACGTTGCCCTTGCTCTTGCTCATTTTGGCCCCGTGCTCGTCCACGATGTGCCCCAGGCAGATCACGTTGCGGTAGGCGGGCTGGTCGTAGAGCATGGTGGCGATCGCGTGCAGGGAGTAGAACCACCCGCGCGTCTGGTCGATGGCCTCGCAGATGAAGTCGGCGGGGAAGTGCCGCTCGAACTGCGCCTTGCTCGCCTCCGCCCCCGGCAGCGCCTGCTCGCCCGTCTCGTCCGTCAGCAGGCCCCACTGGGCGTAGGGCATCGAGCCGGAGTCAAACCACACGTCGAGCACCTCGGGCACCCGGCGGTAGGTCTGGCCGCCCAGCTCAAAGGTGATGTCGTCGATATACGGCCGGTGCAGGTCCAGCCCGGAGAGGTCGCGCCCGGTCAGCTCGGAGAGTTCCGCCACGCTGCCGACCACCCGCAGGTCGCCGCCTTCCGACATCCAGAACGGGAGCGGCGTGCCCCAGTAGCGCTCGCGGCTGATGGCCCAGTCCACGTTCCCCTCCAGCCAGTTGCCGAAGCGCCCGTGCTTGATCGTGCCGGGGACCCAGTTGATCTGCTCGTTCGTCTCCAGCATCCGGTCCGCCATCTGGTTCGTGCGGATGTACCAGCCCTTCTTGGCGAAGTAGAGGATCGGGTCGCCCGTGCGGTCGTGGAAGGGGTAGCGGTGGCGCAGCGTGCCCGCGTGGAACATCCGCCCCCGCGCCTTCAGGTCCGCGATCAGGCCCTTGTCGGCGTCCTTGAAGAACTTGCCGCGCTCGCCCGTCACCCGCAGGATGCCGTGGTCGTCCACCCCGAACATCAGCGGCACGCCGTACTGGCGGGCCAGTTCAAGGTCCTCGGCGCCGTACGCCGGGGCCTCGTGCGCCACGCCTGAGCCGTCCGCCGCCGAGACGAAGTCCGCCAGCGTGACGAAGTGCATCACCGGGCGACCGTCGGCATTCCGCTCGTGCAATTCCTTCAGCACGCCCAGTTCGACCGCCACCTCCGGGAAGGGCGGCTCGTACTCCACGCCCTCCAGGTCACGGCCGGGGAAAGAGGCCAGCACCTCCAGCGGCGCGGCGTTCTTGTGCAGGCCGGACAAGCGCTCCACCGCGTCCGCCGCCACGATGATCGGCCCGCCCTCCGCCCGCGCGACCACATAGGTCAGGTCCGCATTCACCGCCGCGAGTGTGTTGCTCGGCAGCGTCCACGGGGTCGTGGTCCACACCACGAGCGCGAGGCCCTGCCGGTCCTCCCCGCTCAGCGCACTCAGCGCCGCGTGCGCCCGCTCGGGCAGCGTGTCCCAGATCACCGGAAAGCGCACGTACACGGAGGGATCGTCCACCATCCGGTAACTGTCCACCTCGCCCAGCTCGGCCTTGGAGAGCGTCGTCGAGATGCGCGGCGAGAGCGGCACCACCTTGTAGTCCTGCGCGACGAGGCCCTTCGCGTGCAGCCGCTTCAAGAGGTTCCACACGCTCTCGATGTAGCGGTTCTGGTACGTGATGTAGGGGTCCGAGAGGTCCACCCAGTACCCCAGCCGCTCGGTGAAGGTGTTCCAGTCCTGAATGGTCTCCCACACCGACGTGCGGCACAGCCGGGCGAACTCCTCGACCTCTTCGCGGCTCGCGCCGTGGTTGCGGCCCAGCCAGCCCAGCTTCTTTTCCACACTGATCTCGACCGGGAGGCCGTGGGTGTCCCAGCCGCCCTTGCGGGTGACATGGTAGCCCTGCATCACCTTGTAGCGGGGAAAGAGGTCCTTGAACGACCGCGCGAGGACGTGGTGCAGCGCGGGCCTGCCGTTCGCGGTGGGCGGCCCCTCGTAGAAGACGAACTCGGGCTGGCCCTCCTGGCGCTCCTGGGTCCGCTCGAAGATGCCTTCCTGCTGCCAGCGGGCCAGCACGCCCTCCTCCAGTTCGCGGAAGCGGGGCTGCGAGGGAACCGGCTCGAAGAGGGTGGAGGATGTGGGCTTGGATTCGGTGGTCGTCATGGTGGCTCCTGGGGAGGGGGTCGGGTGGGAACAAACGGCAAAACGCGTCCCAGCGTGCTGCTGCTGGGACGCGCCGGGGACACTCTCGCGCGTGGTACCACCCAACTTCGCCGCCCGTGGGAGCGGCCTCCGTTCGTGCCCTCTGCCGGGGGGCGGTCCGGACGGGTCTACTGGGCCGCGAGCGGCTGTTCTTCCGTCGGCGCGGGAGGGGATCTTCGGCGGGGCGGCACCTCGTCCGGCTCTCACCGTCCCGGACTCGCTCGTGAGGGCCTGCATCCCCGCGTACTCGCCTCGCGGTCGCCTCTTGCGTTGCTCACCCCCCGCAGGGAGTGACGCTCATGGTAGGCGGGCAGCATGGGCGGGGTCAATCGCGCGGGCCTGCCTGGCCACACCTGACCGGCACATGATCACGGGGGATACAATCACCCCATGTCGTCTGCCCCGCGTGAGGGCGGGCCGCCGACCGACCCCGACCCTTTCTCTCCCCCTGTCAGGAGCCGACCATGGAATTTTTCATCGATACCGCCGTTGTGGACGAGGTCCGCGAGATCCATGCCTGGGGCGTCCTCTCGGGCGTCACCACCAACCCCAGCCTTGTCGCCGCCTCGGGGCGTGACTTCAAGGAAGTCATTCAGGAGATTTCCGCCCTTGTCGGTGGGGCCATCAGCGCCGAAGTCACCGCCCTCGACGCCGAGGGCATGATCAAGGAGGGCCGCGAGGTCGCGCAGTGGAGCGAGCACGTCGTGGTCAAGCTGCCCCTTACGCCCGCCGGGCTGCAAGCCTGCAAGACCCTGACCTCCGAGGGCATCAAGACCAACGTGACCCTCTGCTTCTCGGTCCCGCAGGCCCTGCTCGCCGCCCGCGCCGGGGCGACCTACGTGTCACCCTTCGCGGGCCGGGTGGACGACATCGGCTGGGACGGCATCGAGCTGATCCGCCAGATCAAGGAAGCCTACGTGCTGGGCGACATCCGGACCAAGGTGCTCGCGGCCTCCATCCGCCACCCCCAGCACGTCGTGCAGTCCGCCCTCGCCGGGGCCGACGTGGCGACCATTCCCTACAAGGTCTTCGCGTCCATGATCAAGCACCCGCTGACCCAGGCGGGCCTCGACGCCTTCCTCGCCGACTGGGCGAAGCGGGCGGGGGCCTCTCCTGAAACGCCCGCAAGCGAGGCGGGCACCAACCCGCAGCAGGGCGGCGTGACCGCCCAGGGAGGCACGAAGCAGTGACCCAGCCCCTCAGCGCCCCGCTGCCCTATCACGAACTTCAGGACAAGATCCTGCCCGAGCTGCACCTGATCGCCGCCGGGCTGGGGATCGAGAACTACCGCAAGCTGAAAAAAGACACCCTGGCCCTCGCCATCCTGGAAAAGCAGGCCGAGGCCGAAGGTCAGGTCCTCGCCCGCGGCTTCCTGGAGATCAGCGCCGACGGTTACGGCTTCCTGCAGGCCAATCTGCTTGACCCCGCCTCCCGCAGCGTGCTGGTGACGGCGGGCCTGATCAAGCAGTTTCACCTCCGCACCGGCGATGAGGTGATCGGCCGCGCCCGGAAGCCGCGCGAGAACGAGCGGTATGGGACGCTGGTGCAGGTCGAAGCCGTCAACGGCCTGGACCCCGAGTCCGCCCGCCGCCGCCCCCGCTTCGACGACCTCACGCCGACCTTCCCCGACCACCAGCTTGTCCTCGAGGACCCGCTGATGGACGACAGCCTCTCGCTGCGGGTGGTCGACCTCCTGGTGCCCATCGGGCGGGGACAGCGTGCCCTGATCGTCGCGCCGCCGAAAGCGGGCAAGACCACCCTGCTGAAAAAGATCGCCAATTCCATTGTCAAGAATTACCCCGACGTGACGGTGATGGTGCTCCTCGTCGACGAGCGCCCCGAGGAGGTGACCGACTTCCGCGAGAGCGTGCAGGGCGCCCAGGTCATCGCCTCGACCTTCGACGAGCCGCCGCAGCACCACGTCCGGGTGGCCGAGTTCGTCCACGAACGCGCCCGCCGCATCGTGGAGGAAGGCGGGCACGTGGTGATCCTGCTCGACTCGATCACCCGCCTCGCCCGCGCGAACAACCTCGTCACGCCGCCCACCGGCCGCACGCTCTCCGGCGGTCTGGACTCCAACGCCCTGCACTGGCCCAAGCGCTTCCTGGGCGCAGCCCGCAACATCCGCGAGGGCGGCAGCCTGACCATTCTGGCGACCGCGCTGGTCGAAACCGGCTCGCGCATGGACGACGTGATCTTCGAGGAGTTCAAGGGGACCGGCAACGCCGAACTCGTCCTCTCGCGCAGGCTCGAGGAGCGCCGCATCTTCCCGGCCCTCGACATCCTGAAGTCCGGCACCCGCCGCGAGGAGCTGCTGCTGCAGCCCGAGGTCCTGAAGAAGATGTGGCTGCTGCGCAAGGTCATCTCCGACATGGACCCCGCCGACGCGATGGAGATGCTGCTCGGCCGCATGGGCAAGACCCGCAACAACGTCGAGTTCCTCGCCAGCCTCGCGGGCTGAGCCCCGCCCCTTCCCCGGCCCCGCCTTCTCCGTGGGGCCGCGTTTCCTGGAGTCCGCGTGCGTGAGTCCCCCTTTGGCCCCCCTGCGGGGCACCGTTCCCCTCTGACCCGGCCCCTGTTGCTCGCCGCCCTCCTGCTGGCTCCGGCCGCGACCGCGCAACCGGGCCTCCCCGCCCTGCCCGGCCCCGCCGAGCGCCTCGGCGCGGCGCTGCCCCGCGTGCAACTCGTGCGCGAGGACCCCGCCCGGCTGGTCGTCGTGACCCGCGAGGCCCCCGCGCAGCTCGCCCGCCGCTACGGGGTGCCTTCCTCGGCGGTGACCCCGCTGCCCGGCGGGCAGGCCGCGCTGCCCCTGCCCCCGGTCGCTCCCCCCAGCCACGCACCCTTCCGCCCGGCCTCGGTCGTGCCCCACCGGGTGCAGTCCGGCGAGACGCTGGACACCGTGGCCGCCCAGCACGGGCTGCGCGTGGTCGAGCTGCTGGGCGCCAACCTCGACCGCTCCAGCCTTGACGACCTGCGGGCAGGAGAGACCCTCTGGATTCCCACCGCCGAGCGCGGGTTGCTCGTGCGCGTCAAGGTGGGCCAGACCGCCCTCTCGCTGATCGCGGGCTACGGGGCTGACCTCGCGGAGACGGCGCGGGCGAACGGTGTGCTCCCCACCACCCTGGGGCCGGGCGACTTTCTGCTGCTGCCCGGCGTCACGCCCGACAGTCTGCACAAGCGTCTGCTCGCCCGCCGCGAGGCGGAGGAAGCGGCCCGTGAGCGGGCCGAGGCCCGGCAGCGCGAACGTGAGCGCCTGGAGGAGAAGTACGCCCGCCAGGCTCGCTACGAGGCCTACCTCGCCGCACGGGAGCAGGCCCGCGAACGTGCCCGCCTTCAGGAAAAGTACGCCCGCCAGGCCCGCTACGAGGCGTATCTCGCCGCCCGCAAGGCGCAGCTTCAGGCGAAATACGACCGCTACGCCGCCTACCTCGCCTGGAAAGACAGTCCCGAGCGCCAGCAGCTCAACGAGCGCTACGAGCGTCAGGCGCAGTACGAGGCGGCCCTCGCCGCCCAGGCGGAGGCCCGCCGCGAGCGCGAGCGCCAGCAGGCCGAGGCGCAGGCGGCCGCCCGCGCCGCTCCCAGCGTCCGGACGGCGGGGGTCGGCCCCGTCGCCGGGCTGCGCTGGCCCGTTCACGGCGCACGGATCACCAGCCGCTTCGGCGAAGAGGACATCGACTACCACAAGCAGGTCTTTCACGGCGGGGTGGACCTCGCCGCGCCCGCCGGGACGCCGGTATATGCGGCGGCGGGCGGCACCGTCGTCGAGAGCGGCTACGGCGCCTACGGCCTGAACGTCCTGACCGGCGGGGGCGGCACCACCCTGGTCTACGGCCACCTCAGCCGCACGGCGGTGCAGGCCGGACAGACGGTGGCCCCCGGCGACCTGCTGGGCTTTGTCGGCTGCACCGGCATCTGCACCGGCCCTCACCTGCACTTCGAGGTCCGCCCCGGCGGGCAGGCGGTCGACCCGCTGCCGCTGCTTCCGTGACGGTCCCCTCCGGGCTGCCGCTGCGTCTGCTCGTCGTGGACGACGAGGTGCAGATTCTCGAACTGCTGGCCCTGACCCTGGAACTCCAGGGCTTCACGGTCACCCCCGCCCGCAGCGGCCCCGAAGCCCTCGCCGCCCTGGAGGATCGTCCCCTGCCCGACCTGATCGTGATGGACGTGCTGATGGCCCCCTGGGACGGCTTCGAGACGGTCCGGCGCCTCCACGCCCAGTTGGGCGAGCGCCTCCCCCCGGTCGTCTTCCTCTCCGGCCTGAACCGTCCGCCCACCCTGCCTGTCGGGGTGACCTGCGAGTACCTCGTCAAGCCCTTCCGCCCCTCCGAACTCGTCACCTGCCTGCGCCGCCTCGCCCGGCCTGAAGTCTGACCCCAGCCTCTGCCCTCAACTGGCCCTGCCGATGGGGCCAGTTCTCGTTTAACCTGCCCCCATGAACCAGACTCCCCAGACCGGAACCCCCGCCCTCAAGGAAGGCTTCGCCGAGATGTTCAAGGGCGGCGTGATCATGGACGTGGTGACCGCCGACCAGGCCCGCATCGCGGAGGCGGCCGGGGCGACGGCCGTGATGGCGCTGGAGCGTGTCCCCGCCGATATCCGCAAGGACGGCGGTGTGGCCCGCATGAGCGATCCGCGCATGATCAAGGAGATCATGGCCGCCGTGACCATTCCCGTGATGGCGAAGGTCCGCATCGGCCACATCGTGGAGGCGCGGATTCTGGAGGCCATCGGGGTGGACTTTATCGACGAGTCGGAGGTGCTGACCCCCGCCGACGACCAGTTCCACATCCTCAAGAGCGACTTCC from Deinococcus sp. HSC-46F16 encodes:
- the ileS gene encoding isoleucine--tRNA ligase, encoding MTTTESKPTSSTLFEPVPSQPRFRELEEGVLARWQQEGIFERTQERQEGQPEFVFYEGPPTANGRPALHHVLARSFKDLFPRYKVMQGYHVTRKGGWDTHGLPVEISVEKKLGWLGRNHGASREEVEEFARLCRTSVWETIQDWNTFTERLGYWVDLSDPYITYQNRYIESVWNLLKRLHAKGLVAQDYKVVPLSPRISTTLSKAELGEVDSYRMVDDPSVYVRFPVIWDTLPERAHAALSALSGEDRQGLALVVWTTTPWTLPSNTLAAVNADLTYVVARAEGGPIIVAADAVERLSGLHKNAAPLEVLASFPGRDLEGVEYEPPFPEVAVELGVLKELHERNADGRPVMHFVTLADFVSAADGSGVAHEAPAYGAEDLELARQYGVPLMFGVDDHGILRVTGERGKFFKDADKGLIADLKARGRMFHAGTLRHRYPFHDRTGDPILYFAKKGWYIRTNQMADRMLETNEQINWVPGTIKHGRFGNWLEGNVDWAISRERYWGTPLPFWMSEGGDLRVVGSVAELSELTGRDLSGLDLHRPYIDDITFELGGQTYRRVPEVLDVWFDSGSMPYAQWGLLTDETGEQALPGAEASKAQFERHFPADFICEAIDQTRGWFYSLHAIATMLYDQPAYRNVICLGHIVDEHGAKMSKSKGNVVEPLPLFDRYGADSVRWYMFMASDPGDQKRFSERLVAEAQRSYVNTLWNVYSFFVLYANLDQPGLEDAPAAGDRPEMDRWLLARLEETVRDVTEALDAYDARSGGRALERFVADLSNWYVRRNRSRFWGEGGQVDLSAYATLHEALLTVSQLTAPFTPFLAEAMYGNLTRGQGAQSVHLTRWPQVREERLDERLTSEMAAVIKVVELGRAVRGAHNLKTRQPLASATVRAGSPELTDALRRFQAQIMEELNVKAVTFLEGVTDLVEYSLRPNLPVIGKVYGKALPQVRAALAAADAAAVAHAVQAGESFTVEAGGQTFELTPDQVLVDAKAPEGVAAAEDAGFLVAFDTALTRDLVLEGLVRDLVRGIQEARKAAGFEVQDRIRLALELEGDAREAAGAWRDFIAGEVLAEELSFGAGEGHAAEVEGGTAHLTRV
- the fsa gene encoding fructose-6-phosphate aldolase — translated: MEFFIDTAVVDEVREIHAWGVLSGVTTNPSLVAASGRDFKEVIQEISALVGGAISAEVTALDAEGMIKEGREVAQWSEHVVVKLPLTPAGLQACKTLTSEGIKTNVTLCFSVPQALLAARAGATYVSPFAGRVDDIGWDGIELIRQIKEAYVLGDIRTKVLAASIRHPQHVVQSALAGADVATIPYKVFASMIKHPLTQAGLDAFLADWAKRAGASPETPASEAGTNPQQGGVTAQGGTKQ
- the rho gene encoding transcription termination factor Rho, whose translation is MTQPLSAPLPYHELQDKILPELHLIAAGLGIENYRKLKKDTLALAILEKQAEAEGQVLARGFLEISADGYGFLQANLLDPASRSVLVTAGLIKQFHLRTGDEVIGRARKPRENERYGTLVQVEAVNGLDPESARRRPRFDDLTPTFPDHQLVLEDPLMDDSLSLRVVDLLVPIGRGQRALIVAPPKAGKTTLLKKIANSIVKNYPDVTVMVLLVDERPEEVTDFRESVQGAQVIASTFDEPPQHHVRVAEFVHERARRIVEEGGHVVILLDSITRLARANNLVTPPTGRTLSGGLDSNALHWPKRFLGAARNIREGGSLTILATALVETGSRMDDVIFEEFKGTGNAELVLSRRLEERRIFPALDILKSGTRREELLLQPEVLKKMWLLRKVISDMDPADAMEMLLGRMGKTRNNVEFLASLAG